A single region of the Candidatus Protochlamydia amoebophila UWE25 genome encodes:
- a CDS encoding tetratricopeptide repeat protein: protein MRSKFIDGDIPSSYSALSSSPDLKLSQSTINNGKTYILLGSFEKTYPLMRRIGIGIYAAFKTLCTLGLGLFSESVREDWKSFWSGKKSKIIYSSSPSFLPIKLLADQGDAKAQCELGLMYKNGQVVAQSDAEAFKYFKLAADQGDVKAQYNLGCMYINGRGVVHSEQEAIKYFKFAADQGHADAQFIIGIRYKKGRGVSQSNQEATKYFQLAAKQGHAEAQLELKLIIESHDIAQTNQETFKYFKLAADQGDVNAQSKLGTMYKKGLGVEQSNQEAIKYFKLAADQGDVNAQYNLAFMYAKGKRVPQSHQEAIKYFELIADQGEAIAQCALGFMYFQGKGITQSHQEAAKYFKFAADQGEADAQCALGFMYANGLGVTQSDQEAAKYYKLAADQGHADAQYELGTMYKKGLGVEQSSQEALRYYQLAAEQGNTQAAIKIDSIISQKN, encoded by the coding sequence ATGCGATCAAAATTTATAGATGGCGATATTCCTAGCAGCTACTCTGCTCTTTCTTCCAGTCCGGATCTAAAATTAAGCCAAAGTACGATAAACAATGGTAAAACATATATCCTTTTAGGAAGCTTTGAAAAAACATACCCTTTAATGCGTAGAATTGGAATTGGAATATATGCAGCTTTTAAGACTTTATGTACGTTAGGCTTAGGGCTTTTTTCTGAAAGTGTTCGAGAAGATTGGAAGTCTTTTTGGAGCGGTAAAAAAAGTAAAATTATTTACTCCTCTTCTCCCTCATTTTTACCAATTAAACTTTTGGCAGACCAAGGCGATGCAAAAGCTCAATGCGAGCTTGGACTCATGTATAAAAATGGTCAAGTTGTCGCACAATCAGATGCAGAAGCTTTTAAATATTTTAAACTTGCTGCTGATCAAGGTGATGTAAAGGCTCAATACAACCTTGGATGCATGTATATCAATGGGCGGGGCGTTGTGCATTCAGAGCAAGAGGCTATTAAATATTTTAAATTCGCTGCTGATCAAGGCCATGCAGATGCTCAATTCATTATTGGAATTAGATATAAAAAGGGTCGAGGTGTCTCCCAATCGAATCAAGAAGCTACTAAATATTTTCAGCTTGCTGCCAAACAAGGCCATGCAGAAGCGCAGCTTGAGCTCAAGCTCATTATAGAAAGCCATGATATTGCACAAACGAATCAAGAAACTTTTAAATATTTTAAACTCGCTGCCGATCAAGGCGATGTAAATGCTCAATCCAAACTTGGAACTATGTATAAAAAGGGGTTAGGAGTTGAGCAATCCAATCAAGAAGCTATTAAATATTTTAAACTCGCTGCCGATCAAGGCGATGTAAATGCTCAATATAATCTTGCATTCATGTATGCAAAAGGAAAACGGGTTCCACAATCTCACCAAGAAGCTATTAAATATTTTGAACTCATAGCTGACCAAGGTGAGGCAATTGCTCAATGTGCTCTTGGATTTATGTATTTCCAGGGAAAAGGTATTACACAATCCCATCAAGAAGCCGCTAAATACTTTAAATTTGCAGCCGATCAAGGTGAGGCAGATGCTCAATGTGCTCTTGGGTTTATGTATGCCAATGGACTAGGCGTCACACAATCTGATCAAGAAGCTGCTAAATATTACAAACTCGCTGCCGATCAAGGCCATGCAGATGCTCAATACGAGCTTGGGACTATGTATAAAAAGGGGCTAGGAGTTGAACAATCCAGTCAAGAAGCTCTGAGATATTATCAACTTGCTGCTGAACAAGGGAATACTCAGGCAGCAATAAAAATTGACTCTATTATTTCTCAAAAAAACTAA
- a CDS encoding SEL1-like repeat protein yields the protein MQLKYIDGDIPSSYSALSSSPDLKLSQSTINNGKTYILLGSFEKTYPLKRRIGIGIYAAFKTLCTLGLGIFSESVREDWKSFWSGKKSKIIYSSSPSFLPTKLLADQGDAKAQYKLGLMYDESCGVTQSDAEAIKYFKLAAKQGHADAQYNLGVRYANGRGVTQSDQEAIKYYKLAAEQGHADAQYALGFMYANRWGIAQSEQEAIKYYKLAAEQGHADAQYALGFIYANGLGVTQSDAEAFKYFKLAAEQGHANAQYNLGVRYSNGRGVTQSDQEAFKYYKLAADQGHADAQYNLGVRYVNGQGVMRSEQEAAKYYKLAADQGYVDAQYNLGVRYSNGRGVMQSDQEAIKYYKLAADQGHAKAQYNLGVRYSNGRGVTQSEQEATKYYKLAADQGDAKAQYNLGARYANGRGVTQSEQEAAKYYKLAADQGHADAQYELETLTL from the coding sequence ATGCAATTAAAATATATAGATGGCGATATTCCTAGCAGCTACTCTGCTCTTTCTTCCAGTCCAGATCTAAAATTAAGCCAGAGTACAATAAACAATGGTAAAACATATATTCTTTTAGGAAGCTTTGAAAAAACATACCCTTTAAAGCGTAGAATTGGAATTGGAATATATGCAGCTTTTAAGACTTTATGTACGTTAGGCTTAGGGATTTTTTCTGAAAGTGTTCGAGAAGATTGGAAGTCTTTTTGGAGCGGTAAAAAAAGTAAAATTATTTACTCTTCTTCTCCCTCATTTTTACCAACTAAACTTTTGGCAGACCAAGGCGATGCAAAAGCTCAATACAAACTCGGATTGATGTATGATGAAAGCTGTGGTGTGACACAATCAGATGCAGAAGCTATTAAATATTTTAAACTCGCTGCCAAACAAGGTCATGCAGATGCTCAATATAACCTTGGGGTCAGGTATGCCAATGGGCGGGGTGTGACACAATCAGATCAAGAAGCTATTAAATATTACAAACTCGCTGCCGAACAAGGCCATGCAGATGCTCAATATGCTCTTGGATTTATGTATGCCAATAGGTGGGGTATTGCACAATCAGAGCAAGAAGCTATTAAATATTACAAACTCGCTGCCGAACAAGGTCATGCAGATGCTCAATATGCTCTTGGATTTATATATGCCAATGGACTGGGTGTTACACAATCAGATGCAGAAGCTTTTAAATATTTTAAACTCGCTGCCGAACAAGGCCATGCAAATGCTCAATACAACCTCGGAGTCAGATATTCCAATGGACGAGGTGTTACGCAATCAGATCAAGAAGCTTTTAAATATTACAAACTTGCTGCCGATCAAGGTCATGCAGATGCTCAATATAATCTTGGAGTCAGGTATGTGAATGGGCAAGGCGTTATGCGATCAGAGCAAGAAGCCGCTAAATATTACAAACTCGCTGCCGATCAAGGCTATGTAGATGCTCAATACAACCTTGGAGTCAGATATTCCAATGGACGAGGTGTTATGCAATCAGATCAAGAGGCTATTAAATATTACAAACTTGCTGCCGATCAAGGTCATGCAAAGGCTCAATACAACCTTGGAGTCAGATATTCCAATGGACGAGGTGTTACGCAATCAGAGCAAGAGGCTACTAAATATTATAAACTTGCTGCCGATCAAGGTGATGCAAAGGCTCAATACAACCTTGGAGCCAGGTATGCGAATGGGCGAGGCGTTACGCAATCAGAGCAAGAGGCTGCTAAATATTACAAACTTGCTGCCGATCAAGGCCATGCAGATGCCCAATACGAGCTTGAAACTCTAACTCTGTAA
- a CDS encoding DMT family transporter, whose amino-acid sequence MGWIYLLIAGLFEIGFTTFLKLSNNFTRLWPTAIFFIFSVCSFLALSLSLKTIPLGTAYAIWTGMGAVGTAVIGILYFGESIDFWRLFFLVCLIISIIGLKISSA is encoded by the coding sequence TTGGGCTGGATATATTTATTGATTGCTGGTTTATTTGAAATAGGGTTTACGACTTTTCTTAAGTTGTCTAATAATTTTACTCGTCTATGGCCAACAGCTATTTTTTTTATTTTCTCGGTTTGCAGCTTTTTAGCACTTTCCTTAAGCTTAAAAACTATTCCATTAGGAACAGCTTATGCTATTTGGACTGGCATGGGAGCAGTGGGAACAGCTGTGATTGGTATTCTTTATTTTGGCGAGTCTATAGATTTTTGGCGTTTATTTTTTCTTGTCTGTCTTATTATTTCTATCATCGGACTTAAAATATCTTCTGCATAA
- a CDS encoding NUDIX hydrolase, producing the protein MNKQFTASVYIINDQKILLIKHPKLQKWLPPGGHVENNETPVEAARREVREETGLEIELISQENIWVNYWNANSFERPYLCLLEEIPPYKDQPAHQHMDFIYVANLISAKSSSPSESLIYQWFDQKGLDLLEPDVDIFKETLQVLQHLLATFCSIPKKLVSN; encoded by the coding sequence ATGAATAAACAGTTTACAGCAAGTGTTTACATTATTAATGATCAAAAAATTTTGTTAATTAAACATCCTAAACTTCAAAAGTGGCTTCCTCCAGGTGGACATGTAGAAAATAATGAAACACCAGTAGAAGCAGCTCGTCGGGAAGTGAGAGAAGAAACAGGTTTGGAAATTGAATTGATCTCCCAAGAAAATATTTGGGTGAATTATTGGAATGCAAATAGCTTTGAAAGACCCTATTTATGCCTACTAGAAGAAATCCCCCCTTATAAAGATCAACCTGCGCACCAACACATGGATTTCATTTACGTAGCAAATTTAATCTCTGCTAAAAGCTCATCGCCAAGCGAATCTCTAATTTATCAGTGGTTTGATCAAAAGGGTTTAGATTTACTCGAACCCGATGTCGATATTTTCAAAGAAACGCTACAAGTTCTTCAGCACCTTTTGGCTACTTTTTGCTCCATCCCTAAAAAATTGGTTTCTAATTAA
- a CDS encoding MazG family protein — protein MDDFKALIITIERLLAPNGCPWDREQTLQSMRSSVIEEVYELVEAIDLENNEKIKEELGDLCFNVIFLGKLAERDKKFSLHDMLKEINEKLIRRHPHIFEEIQLDSVAQVKHQWEIIKKNEKGNRWRQSVLDGIPKDFPSLARAEKMIKEFEKTDFAWQNREHFSSQEDLFAQDLLNLIKKASQNGIKVETTLRKMLSQLEQQFRQWENAQKRVESA, from the coding sequence ATGGATGATTTTAAAGCTCTTATTATCACCATTGAACGTTTGTTAGCCCCAAATGGTTGTCCATGGGATCGAGAGCAAACGCTTCAATCGATGCGAAGTTCAGTCATTGAAGAAGTCTACGAACTAGTAGAAGCCATCGATCTTGAAAACAATGAAAAAATTAAAGAGGAGCTTGGTGATCTTTGTTTTAATGTGATTTTTTTAGGAAAACTGGCTGAACGAGACAAAAAATTTTCTTTGCATGATATGTTGAAAGAGATTAATGAAAAACTGATTAGGCGGCATCCTCATATTTTTGAAGAAATTCAGCTTGATTCAGTTGCACAAGTGAAGCATCAATGGGAAATAATTAAGAAAAATGAAAAAGGTAATCGGTGGAGACAGAGTGTGTTGGACGGGATTCCTAAAGATTTCCCTTCATTGGCGCGGGCAGAGAAAATGATTAAAGAATTTGAAAAAACCGATTTTGCATGGCAAAATCGAGAACATTTTTCTTCCCAAGAGGACCTATTTGCGCAAGACTTATTAAATCTAATTAAAAAGGCCTCTCAAAATGGAATAAAGGTAGAAACAACACTTCGTAAAATGCTATCTCAATTAGAACAACAATTTCGTCAGTGGGAAAATGCTCAAAAACGTGTAGAATCTGCTTGA
- a CDS encoding CPBP family intramembrane glutamic endopeptidase — MLGDVELQEHIQQHVNTLAFGLILAIITGYFAWHKGFFRPFPFTCVPVISGKSVLKGFMAFILAELIVFPALFEVISQIFFDISLQHLSSIAKGWVNVLIIFGGFLAVLMVYFDLNLNVRLQIFKQTPLVWYKQLSIGIQAWLISYPFVMVLSQLLAILMLVIFKQPATEQIVVENFKRILSSPLLVSVTALEIIVLVPITEEFLFRGLLQNWLKSQFKHTSLAIGITSLIFALFHFSTKQGITNIELLFSLFILSSFLGFIYEKQRSLWASIGLHGFFNMMSVIFILMSK, encoded by the coding sequence ATGTTAGGTGATGTAGAACTTCAAGAACATATTCAACAACACGTGAATACATTAGCTTTTGGATTAATTTTAGCTATTATCACAGGATATTTTGCATGGCATAAAGGGTTTTTTCGCCCTTTTCCCTTTACTTGTGTTCCTGTGATTAGCGGGAAAAGTGTTTTAAAAGGTTTCATGGCCTTTATTTTAGCAGAATTGATTGTATTTCCAGCCTTGTTTGAAGTGATAAGTCAAATTTTTTTTGATATTAGCTTACAACATTTATCTAGTATAGCGAAAGGATGGGTTAATGTTCTGATTATATTCGGAGGTTTTTTAGCTGTCTTAATGGTTTATTTTGACTTGAATCTTAATGTAAGATTGCAAATTTTTAAACAAACTCCCCTTGTTTGGTACAAGCAATTGAGTATTGGAATACAGGCTTGGCTGATTAGTTATCCTTTTGTGATGGTGTTAAGCCAACTGCTTGCAATTTTGATGTTAGTGATTTTTAAACAACCGGCTACAGAACAAATTGTTGTAGAAAATTTTAAACGCATTCTTTCAAGTCCTCTTTTAGTTTCAGTAACAGCTCTGGAAATTATTGTCCTTGTGCCTATTACAGAGGAATTTCTGTTTAGGGGGCTTTTACAAAATTGGTTGAAAAGCCAATTCAAACATACTTCTTTAGCAATAGGAATAACCTCTTTGATTTTCGCCCTGTTTCATTTTTCTACTAAACAAGGAATTACAAATATTGAATTGTTATTTTCTCTGTTTATTCTTTCTAGTTTTTTGGGATTCATCTACGAAAAACAACGTTCGTTATGGGCATCTATTGGACTTCACGGATTTTTTAATATGATGAGCGTCATTTTTATTTTAATGTCGAAATAA
- a CDS encoding serpin family protein: MKYMRVSIFLLISMMSYLFSQEQEILTNAKVSTEDQHFNIVVDGNNRFAFALLQHLNKQYKGNIVCSSYSIASGLSRLALGAKGTTLNQIRQILNYPMSFNPLIGSLDQFFVTIPKEKNGSQVFLANSVWLQKDVSVIPAYQYAYKKNFFSELQKINFKENSVNSLKEINDWTLKQTNNRIHNIVSPQAFSENNQFILTTSFYLKGTWGKMFPVGQTTHKPFYINSSQVRQVDMMHTLGQYPILITEKLTMIEIPYLTQEGTTPDFSLVILLPKEQMGWQTILEELNLENWKNWTKNLIPQSIKLSLPRFRIEQKLQLNSVLQAMGAKELFTPQADLTGITREKLQLNHAIHKTLIHVAEEGSDSKAWGVNMEEPEDSSLQELLIDHPFFFLIIERSTHSVLSIGRVLQP, encoded by the coding sequence ATGAAATATATGCGAGTGAGTATATTTTTGTTGATTTCTATGATGAGTTATCTTTTTTCTCAAGAACAAGAGATTTTAACAAATGCAAAAGTTTCTACGGAAGACCAACATTTTAATATTGTCGTCGATGGCAATAACCGTTTTGCTTTTGCGTTATTACAACATTTAAACAAGCAATATAAAGGAAATATTGTTTGCTCTTCCTATAGTATTGCGTCTGGTTTATCTCGATTAGCTCTTGGGGCAAAAGGGACAACATTAAATCAAATTCGGCAAATTTTAAATTATCCTATGAGTTTCAATCCTCTCATTGGTAGCTTAGATCAGTTTTTTGTTACCATCCCTAAAGAAAAAAATGGATCTCAAGTTTTTTTAGCAAATTCGGTTTGGTTACAAAAAGATGTATCAGTCATCCCTGCTTATCAATATGCCTATAAAAAAAATTTTTTTTCAGAACTTCAAAAAATTAACTTTAAAGAAAACTCTGTTAATAGTTTAAAAGAGATTAATGATTGGACTCTAAAACAGACAAATAATCGCATTCATAATATCGTCAGCCCTCAAGCATTTTCAGAAAATAATCAATTCATTTTGACGACAAGTTTTTATTTAAAAGGGACGTGGGGAAAAATGTTTCCGGTAGGACAAACGACACATAAACCTTTTTATATCAACTCTAGCCAAGTTAGACAAGTAGATATGATGCATACTCTGGGTCAGTATCCAATTTTGATAACGGAAAAATTAACGATGATTGAAATTCCTTATTTAACGCAAGAAGGTACTACTCCTGATTTTTCCCTTGTTATTTTACTTCCTAAAGAGCAGATGGGATGGCAAACAATTCTTGAAGAATTAAATTTAGAAAACTGGAAAAATTGGACTAAAAATTTGATTCCTCAGAGCATCAAGCTTAGTTTGCCTCGTTTTAGAATAGAGCAAAAATTGCAATTAAACTCTGTTTTACAAGCGATGGGAGCCAAAGAGTTATTTACTCCACAAGCTGATTTAACGGGAATCACTAGAGAAAAATTGCAACTTAATCACGCCATTCACAAAACGTTAATTCATGTTGCAGAAGAAGGAAGTGATTCAAAAGCTTGGGGGGTAAATATGGAAGAACCAGAAGATTCTTCACTGCAAGAATTACTGATTGATCATCCTTTCTTTTTTTTGATTATCGAACGATCGACGCATTCTGTTTTGAGCATAGGGCGTGTTTTGCAGCCATAA
- a CDS encoding Stp1/IreP family PP2C-type Ser/Thr phosphatase, whose translation MALQAMFYKTLVYGISDVGLVRQNNEDSWGQILEDHFFVLADGMGGHRAGEVASKEAVSQLCAKFKEKFSRCSKDIKSSFEMIKESIQEVNYNIYKMGREQEILRGMGTTLCCVCLHSEGVIFGHVGDSRIYRLRDNNLKQITQDHSLLRELIELGQLSEHQACEFAYKNIITKAIGTGPFVEPSLKIDSIEVGDVILMCTDGLSDLLSIQDIQQILSDTPDDEVTKKLVKVAKSRGGHDNITVVVIKVQGKYESASLS comes from the coding sequence ATGGCTCTTCAAGCAATGTTCTATAAAACCTTAGTTTATGGCATCTCGGATGTTGGTCTTGTTAGGCAAAATAATGAAGATTCTTGGGGACAAATTCTAGAAGATCATTTTTTTGTTTTAGCAGATGGAATGGGCGGACACCGTGCCGGCGAAGTTGCTTCAAAGGAAGCTGTCAGCCAACTTTGCGCAAAGTTTAAAGAAAAATTCAGTCGTTGCTCAAAAGATATCAAATCTTCTTTCGAAATGATCAAAGAATCCATTCAGGAAGTCAACTACAACATTTATAAAATGGGCCGCGAACAAGAGATACTTCGTGGAATGGGGACAACATTGTGCTGTGTTTGCCTACATTCGGAAGGGGTGATTTTTGGACACGTAGGAGATAGTCGAATTTATCGATTGAGAGATAACAATTTAAAGCAAATTACTCAAGATCATTCTCTGCTTCGAGAACTTATTGAATTAGGTCAGTTAAGCGAACATCAAGCGTGCGAATTTGCTTATAAAAATATCATCACTAAGGCAATTGGTACAGGACCTTTTGTTGAACCTTCCCTCAAAATAGATTCCATTGAAGTAGGTGATGTTATTTTGATGTGTACAGATGGATTGAGTGATTTATTAAGCATTCAAGACATTCAACAAATTTTATCAGATACTCCTGATGATGAAGTTACCAAAAAATTGGTAAAAGTGGCGAAATCGAGAGGAGGACACGATAACATCACAGTTGTTGTTATTAAAGTTCAGGGAAAATATGAATCGGCGAGTCTATCTTGA
- a CDS encoding cysteine desulfurase family protein, with the protein MNRRVYLDCNSSTAIDPRVLKVLIQELQEEEGNPSSVHYHGQFCRKKLEESRQIIARFLKVKPQEIIFTSGGTEGANLLIKGVLQHFSLGQIISSNVEHACVDEVLKKMEKQGHSVTFLETGSWGAVDPQKLKEAIGSQTRLITLMAANNETGVKTDIEACAAIAQEAQIPFIVDGVALLGKEMFNIPKGVSAMFFSGHKVHVPKGIGFCFVRQGLKLMPQIIGGGQEQNRRSGTENLAGIVALAEGISILSESQEKITNQLRSRRDQLEKGLINQLDQVIINGDAPRIANTSNLSFVGIDGETLLMQLDMQGISVSHGSACSSGALEPSRVLLNMGFSNKRAGSAIRFSVGRMTTEEDIKQTIQVLVKTITKFKSNSFT; encoded by the coding sequence ATGAATCGGCGAGTCTATCTTGATTGCAATTCTAGCACCGCGATCGATCCTCGCGTTTTGAAAGTTCTGATCCAAGAACTTCAAGAAGAAGAGGGAAATCCTTCAAGCGTTCATTATCACGGGCAGTTCTGTCGCAAAAAATTAGAAGAAAGTCGTCAAATAATTGCTCGCTTTCTAAAAGTCAAACCACAAGAAATTATTTTCACTTCAGGCGGAACAGAAGGAGCTAATCTTCTTATTAAGGGAGTTCTTCAACATTTTTCTTTGGGGCAGATCATTTCATCAAATGTCGAACATGCCTGCGTTGATGAAGTTTTGAAAAAAATGGAAAAACAAGGACATTCTGTCACGTTCCTTGAAACAGGTTCATGGGGTGCTGTAGATCCACAAAAACTAAAAGAAGCTATTGGATCTCAAACGCGACTCATTACTTTAATGGCTGCTAATAACGAAACAGGCGTAAAAACAGATATAGAAGCTTGTGCTGCGATTGCTCAAGAGGCTCAAATCCCTTTTATTGTAGATGGGGTTGCCTTACTCGGAAAAGAAATGTTTAATATTCCTAAAGGGGTATCAGCCATGTTTTTTAGTGGCCACAAAGTGCATGTCCCTAAAGGAATCGGTTTTTGTTTTGTTCGACAAGGGTTAAAATTAATGCCTCAGATAATAGGAGGGGGCCAAGAGCAAAATCGTCGATCTGGAACAGAGAATTTAGCAGGTATTGTTGCTTTAGCAGAAGGCATTTCTATTTTATCGGAAAGCCAAGAAAAGATTACTAATCAATTACGCTCAAGACGAGATCAATTAGAAAAGGGATTGATCAATCAATTAGATCAGGTGATCATTAATGGCGATGCTCCCCGTATCGCCAACACTTCTAACTTATCATTTGTTGGTATTGATGGAGAAACACTCTTGATGCAGTTAGACATGCAAGGGATTTCTGTGAGTCATGGATCTGCTTGCTCATCAGGAGCTCTTGAACCCTCCCGTGTCCTGTTGAATATGGGTTTTTCTAATAAACGTGCAGGATCTGCGATTCGCTTTTCTGTGGGCCGTATGACAACAGAGGAGGATATTAAACAAACGATTCAAGTTCTTGTTAAAACTATCACGAAATTTAAATCCAATTCTTTTACTTAG
- a CDS encoding NUDIX hydrolase has protein sequence MPMLPAAIGIVLDQTEKKILLVKRKDVPVWVLPGGGIEIGEKPFDAVLREIWEETNLKVKVMRQVAEYTPINRLATLTFVFLCKLREGTPQLSNETSDIAFFSIDALPSSLFNPHRDWINEGLKTKSLVKKPLTQITYWATFKYFFQHPLFLLKYAWTRWVKNRHERN, from the coding sequence ATGCCCATGCTCCCTGCTGCAATAGGAATAGTTTTAGATCAAACTGAAAAAAAAATTTTATTGGTTAAAAGAAAAGATGTGCCAGTTTGGGTGCTTCCAGGTGGTGGAATTGAAATAGGAGAAAAGCCTTTTGATGCTGTCTTGAGAGAAATTTGGGAAGAAACCAATCTGAAGGTCAAAGTCATGAGGCAGGTTGCTGAATATACACCAATTAATCGTTTAGCAACCTTGACTTTTGTTTTTCTTTGCAAATTGAGAGAAGGAACCCCTCAGCTATCAAATGAAACAAGTGATATTGCCTTTTTTTCCATTGATGCACTTCCTTCTAGCTTATTTAATCCTCATCGAGACTGGATAAACGAGGGTTTAAAAACAAAATCTTTAGTTAAAAAACCTCTTACTCAAATTACGTATTGGGCAACCTTTAAGTATTTTTTTCAACACCCACTTTTTTTACTTAAATATGCTTGGACTAGATGGGTTAAAAATAGACACGAACGAAACTAA